A stretch of the Filimonas lacunae genome encodes the following:
- a CDS encoding MerC domain-containing protein, whose translation MRIKINWDALGISASLACAIHCALLPMLLGSVSLFGTDILHNAFFEYFMIALAFAIGAWSLFHGWKKHHQSFLPLLLFSLGFTCLLAKQMLHEWHDWLLIPAVLFIITSHSVNYAKSKKKNSRSAKTLQEAPALQEVKVAAEKCVAC comes from the coding sequence ATGCGGATAAAGATTAATTGGGATGCTTTAGGAATTAGTGCTTCACTGGCCTGTGCTATACATTGTGCGTTGTTGCCCATGCTGTTAGGCAGTGTTTCGCTGTTTGGAACAGATATTTTACACAACGCTTTTTTTGAATATTTTATGATAGCCCTGGCCTTTGCTATAGGAGCCTGGTCGCTATTTCATGGCTGGAAAAAGCATCACCAGAGCTTTTTGCCCCTTTTATTATTCAGCCTGGGCTTTACCTGCCTGTTGGCTAAACAGATGTTGCACGAGTGGCACGACTGGCTGCTAATTCCCGCAGTGCTGTTTATTATCACCAGCCACAGTGTTAACTACGCAAAGTCTAAAAAGAAAAACAGCCGTTCTGCTAAAACTCTCCAGGAAGCGCCTGCCTTACAGGAAGTTAAAGTTGCCGCCGAAAAATGTGTAGCCTGTTAA
- a CDS encoding SCO family protein, with amino-acid sequence MNSKKLIIYCAFFVCLAVGFWFFLFRGTENWKSKSVTLSTVKPFSFTTQDNQTFTERDMQGKVCVVEYFFTTCKGICPRMNANMHKIYNTFKDEPDFMIVSHTCDPETDSVPVIKHYSDSLKVNNHRWVFLTGRKDSLYAAARYSYLLDDPKNGLDNIKDQFIHTQFFAVVDKNGQVRGQIYDGLKEDELAKLKTDIATLLKEKQGKSGFNSSIFTNNPQ; translated from the coding sequence ATGAATAGTAAGAAGCTGATAATTTATTGTGCCTTTTTTGTGTGTTTAGCCGTAGGATTTTGGTTTTTTCTGTTTAGAGGTACTGAAAACTGGAAGTCTAAGTCTGTTACTCTAAGCACTGTAAAGCCTTTTTCGTTCACCACCCAGGACAACCAGACTTTTACCGAGCGCGATATGCAAGGTAAGGTATGCGTGGTGGAATACTTTTTTACCACCTGTAAAGGTATTTGTCCGCGCATGAACGCCAATATGCACAAAATTTATAACACCTTTAAAGACGAACCGGACTTCATGATTGTATCGCACACCTGCGATCCGGAAACGGATTCGGTGCCGGTAATTAAACATTACTCCGATTCGCTGAAGGTAAACAACCACAGATGGGTGTTTTTAACAGGCCGTAAAGACAGTTTATATGCTGCTGCACGTTATAGCTACCTGTTAGATGATCCTAAAAACGGCCTGGACAACATTAAAGATCAGTTTATCCATACCCAGTTTTTTGCAGTAGTAGATAAGAATGGCCAGGTGCGCGGTCAGATTTACGATGGCCTGAAAGAAGATGAACTGGCAAAGCTGAAAACAGACATTGCAACACTACTGAAAGAAAAGCAAGGTAAAAGTGGCTTTAACAGTAGTATTTTTACCAACAACCCGCAATAA
- a CDS encoding Fur family transcriptional regulator, with protein sequence MEDFITTILKRSQLSVTDSRKKILELFQNSNAALAHADIEKQTGPNFDRVTIYRTLQTFVEKGIIHTIPTTDNSVKYALCKDECSAGHHHDDHVHFVCDNCGITYCLDHVTVPKVQLPKGFQGKQVDVIVSGICSSCN encoded by the coding sequence ATGGAAGACTTTATAACCACCATACTAAAACGCAGTCAGTTAAGTGTTACTGACAGCCGTAAAAAAATATTGGAACTGTTTCAAAACAGCAATGCTGCCCTGGCGCACGCTGATATTGAAAAACAAACAGGCCCCAACTTTGACAGGGTAACTATTTACCGCACCCTGCAAACGTTTGTGGAAAAAGGCATTATTCACACTATTCCAACCACCGACAACTCGGTAAAATATGCCTTATGTAAAGATGAATGTTCCGCAGGCCATCATCATGATGACCACGTGCATTTTGTATGCGACAACTGTGGCATTACTTATTGCCTGGACCATGTAACTGTACCTAAAGTACAGTTACCAAAAGGTTTCCAGGGCAAACAGGTAGATGTAATTGTAAGCGGCATATGCAGCAGCTGTAACTAA
- a CDS encoding M3 family oligoendopeptidase: MQYTADIQKQKRSFLPADFTITTWDALEPYFKQLAEAPINSRADLEQWLHDISEVEAAVSEDACWRQIKMTCDTTNPQLEEAFTYFCMEIQPKLQPYADVLNRKLVDSSFTKELDQQLYFTYLRNVKKSIELFREQNIPIQAELSVMQQQYGVIAGKMTIEVEGQEYTLQQAARFLEKPDRNLREAVYRKINERRLQDKEALNNLYSQLIEKRNQVAVNAGFANYRDYKFVELGRFDYSKEDCFQFHEAVKLHVLPLVEKIYEKKKEKLHLDTLRPWDTEAQPEGVQPLHPFTTGKELLDKTVNCFSQLNPFFADCLKKMETMGHLDLESRKGKAPGGYNCPLAESGAPFIFMNAAGQMSDVTTMVHEGGHAIHSFLAHPLALSSFKEYPMEIAEVASMSMELFSMNHWEAFFNNEEELQRAKEHQLERVITIFPWIATIDKFQHWVYEHPTHTVEERAAKWMEILKEFSIKAIDVEGLDAYRANSWQRQLHLFEVPFYYIEYGIAQLGAIGMWMQYRQNPEQALQNYMNALHLGGTKTLPELYEAAGLKFDFSPAHIKTLMEFVNTEMEKL; the protein is encoded by the coding sequence ATGCAATACACCGCGGATATACAGAAGCAAAAGAGATCTTTTTTACCGGCCGATTTTACCATTACCACCTGGGATGCTCTGGAGCCTTATTTTAAACAACTGGCCGAAGCACCCATTAACTCCCGGGCCGACCTGGAACAGTGGTTACATGATATAAGTGAAGTAGAAGCAGCTGTGAGTGAAGATGCGTGCTGGAGACAGATAAAAATGACCTGCGACACTACCAACCCACAACTGGAAGAAGCGTTCACCTATTTCTGTATGGAAATTCAGCCCAAGCTGCAACCTTACGCAGATGTGCTGAACCGTAAATTGGTTGACAGTTCTTTTACCAAAGAGCTGGATCAGCAATTATACTTTACCTACCTGCGCAATGTGAAAAAAAGCATTGAGCTGTTTAGGGAGCAGAACATTCCTATCCAGGCCGAGTTGAGCGTAATGCAACAACAGTATGGTGTTATTGCCGGTAAAATGACCATTGAAGTAGAGGGACAGGAATACACTTTGCAACAGGCTGCGCGCTTTTTAGAAAAGCCCGATCGTAACCTGCGCGAAGCGGTATACCGTAAAATAAATGAGAGAAGGTTACAGGATAAAGAAGCGTTAAACAACTTATACAGCCAGTTAATTGAAAAGCGTAACCAGGTAGCTGTAAATGCCGGTTTTGCTAATTACCGCGATTACAAGTTTGTGGAGCTGGGCCGTTTTGATTACTCGAAAGAAGATTGTTTCCAGTTTCACGAAGCGGTTAAGCTGCATGTGCTGCCACTGGTAGAAAAGATATACGAGAAGAAAAAAGAGAAGCTGCACCTGGATACGCTGCGTCCCTGGGATACCGAAGCACAGCCGGAAGGCGTTCAGCCCCTGCACCCTTTCACAACCGGAAAAGAGCTGTTAGACAAAACAGTGAATTGCTTTAGCCAGTTAAATCCATTCTTTGCCGACTGTTTGAAAAAGATGGAAACCATGGGACACCTGGATCTGGAAAGCCGTAAAGGCAAAGCGCCGGGTGGGTATAACTGTCCATTAGCAGAAAGTGGTGCGCCTTTCATTTTTATGAATGCTGCGGGCCAGATGAGTGATGTTACCACTATGGTACACGAAGGTGGACACGCTATCCATTCTTTCCTGGCGCATCCGTTAGCATTAAGCTCATTTAAAGAGTACCCGATGGAAATTGCTGAAGTAGCCAGTATGAGCATGGAGCTGTTTAGCATGAACCATTGGGAAGCCTTCTTTAATAATGAAGAAGAGTTACAGCGTGCAAAAGAACATCAGCTGGAAAGGGTAATTACCATATTCCCGTGGATTGCTACTATTGATAAGTTTCAACATTGGGTGTACGAACATCCTACACACACTGTTGAAGAGCGTGCAGCTAAGTGGATGGAGATTTTAAAAGAGTTTTCTATCAAAGCTATTGATGTAGAAGGGCTGGATGCTTATCGCGCCAACAGCTGGCAACGTCAGCTGCATTTGTTTGAAGTGCCTTTTTATTATATTGAATACGGTATTGCACAGTTAGGTGCTATTGGTATGTGGATGCAGTACAGGCAAAACCCTGAGCAGGCTTTGCAAAACTATATGAACGCACTGCACCTGGGTGGCACTAAAACATTACCGGAATTATACGAAGCGGCAGGATTGAAATTCGATTTTTCTCCTGCACATATCAAAACATTGATGGAGTTTGTAAACACAGAAATGGAAAAGCTGTAA
- a CDS encoding DUF5606 family protein, whose amino-acid sequence MEYSRIISVTGLGGLFELVGSKADGAIVRSLEDNTTRFVSSRVHSFSHLESIEVYTVRDNVNLVEVLQAMSASKEATPSEKDAAAVKAYFQKVYPDMDFDRVYGSDMKKMVKWFTILKNNNVELKLSEVVEDEDAEEVAVEEAPAVVAEEAKPAKATKAKKATAEVAEGGEEAATPKKRAPRKKKTEEE is encoded by the coding sequence ATGGAATACAGCAGAATTATTTCAGTAACGGGTTTAGGTGGATTATTCGAGTTAGTGGGCAGTAAAGCAGATGGTGCTATTGTTCGCTCACTGGAGGATAATACAACCCGCTTTGTAAGTTCACGCGTACACAGCTTTTCGCATCTCGAAAGCATTGAAGTATATACTGTTCGTGACAATGTAAACCTGGTAGAGGTGTTACAGGCCATGAGCGCCAGCAAAGAAGCTACACCTTCTGAAAAAGATGCCGCAGCAGTGAAGGCTTATTTTCAGAAAGTATATCCTGATATGGACTTTGACCGTGTGTACGGCAGTGATATGAAGAAGATGGTAAAATGGTTTACCATTTTGAAAAACAACAACGTTGAGCTGAAGCTGAGCGAAGTTGTGGAAGACGAAGATGCAGAAGAAGTTGCTGTAGAGGAAGCGCCTGCTGTTGTAGCAGAGGAAGCTAAGCCTGCAAAAGCTACTAAAGCTAAAAAAGCAACTGCTGAAGTAGCAGAAGGTGGTGAAGAAGCGGCTACTCCTAAAAAAAGAGCGCCAAGAAAAAAGAAGACTGAAGAAGAATAG
- a CDS encoding copper resistance protein NlpE: MRVPANILLAFACLFTAVSCNNTTKTGEKKDTVNKVVSPFTGKILDGLFADTLPCADCEGIITVLDLNADSTFTLEQEYLGTKEGGHISYQLGKWSAVDSILTLNEITEGNRQYKIVGTNELQTLDNEGVIITGTKVNYTLHRQTGKFAPKKAIQVRGMLAYSDTSRIKICGWGKEYAVTYTPEAATAIKTAAAKIKSKPGERVLTEAEGKFVTQLGVSSSTPKESFVIEKFVKFLPGEKCRY, translated from the coding sequence ATGCGAGTACCAGCCAATATCTTACTAGCCTTTGCCTGTTTATTTACCGCAGTTTCTTGTAATAATACTACGAAAACCGGAGAGAAAAAAGATACTGTAAACAAGGTAGTATCGCCTTTTACAGGCAAAATACTCGACGGATTGTTTGCCGATACCCTTCCCTGCGCCGATTGTGAAGGCATAATTACGGTTTTAGATTTAAATGCAGACAGCACTTTTACGCTGGAACAGGAATATTTAGGCACCAAAGAAGGCGGCCACATTTCGTACCAGCTGGGAAAATGGAGTGCCGTAGACAGCATTTTAACCCTGAACGAGATTACAGAAGGCAATCGCCAGTATAAAATAGTGGGTACCAACGAGTTGCAAACGCTGGATAATGAAGGAGTTATCATCACCGGCACCAAGGTAAACTATACCCTGCACCGCCAAACCGGCAAGTTTGCCCCTAAAAAAGCCATCCAGGTGCGCGGCATGTTAGCCTATTCCGATACCAGCCGCATTAAAATTTGCGGATGGGGCAAAGAATACGCCGTAACCTATACCCCCGAAGCCGCCACCGCCATAAAAACCGCCGCGGCCAAAATAAAGTCCAAACCCGGCGAAAGAGTACTGACCGAAGCAGAAGGCAAATTTGTAACGCAGCTGGGCGTTTCCAGTTCCACACCGAAAGAAAGCTTTGTAATAGAGAAATTCGTGAAATTTTTACCAGGAGAAAAATGCAGGTATTAA